GGCTGCTGACGGTGCTGAACTCCGAGTTCGGGACATCCACTCGAGCCATCAGGTTGTCGACGGCCGGGTTCGTGTGCGCGAGGAATAGCTTCCTCTCCTCGTCGAAGTAGTTGGCGATATGGTTGACCATTGTCGACTTGCCCGTCCCTGCCGCGCCGTAGACGATCGCGACCTTCGATCGTTCGAAGAGATTCCTGAGCGCTGTCGCTTTCAGCTCGTCGTCGATGGCCTCCGGGTTCGCGTCCAGCCATTGCTGCACGCCGGCTGCGTGGCCGCGGACTCCTTCGGCTGAGATCGACTGGAGCTTGTCGATGATCGCCACGGCGTCGTCCTCATAGCCGACGACGAAGATGTGGCCGAGCTCGTGTGCGAGCCGCCGGGGGGAATGCCTCTCGCCGGGTGGGAGCAGCCGGTTGTGATCGCGGATCAGTTCATCCACGTCACCGAGGTCCTCGAGTTCGGCGACCGGTGTGTAAATCTCACCGGCCTGCTCGACATTGTTCTTGACTCGGCGGGCGAGCAGTTCATGGTGCCGATCCGACGCGTCGATACTTTCAGCGAGGTCCTCGAATCGAGGGTTGTGCCGGCGCGGCGAAGTGCAGTAGGGCATTGTGTCGAATGGTCGGCAGCTCCAGGACGCGTAGAGGTTAGACAGGTACCGGCAGGGCTCGACATCGTACTGGTTCCTGATCACCTCGTTCCGCATTCGGAGCATCAAGTAGCGGAGCAACCGAGACCCCGGTCGGTCCGGTCTGATGATCGCGCGCGCTTGATCGAGCATCGCGAAGATCAGTGGCGGGCGCTGCGCGTTCGCGAGGACCAAGGCGCGGAGCTTGCTATAGGCAATTTCGGTCATGTCCACGATGTCGAGGAGGCTCGATCGCATCGTGGTGAGGTATCGCATGAGATTGCGGTACTCCGTGTGGTTCGACCTGATTTGGTCTTCCAGCCCGAAAAGTCGCGCGAAGTTGTTCAACTCGCACGGCCGGATCGACACCTGCCAAGCCTGGATGAGCAGGATCGGCATCGTCTGGCCGAGCACCGTGATCGCGTCCCTCACCAGCTCAAGCTGGGCCGCGTACTTGTCGGTGACGTCGATGTCGGTGAAACCGATCGCCCGGTCGAACTTGCTGGTCCTGTTGTGGGCGAGGGAGAACGTCACCTCGTAGTAGATACGGCCTCTGATGAAGAACGGCCGGGAACTATGGATGTAGTAACGCTCGCTCCTGCCGGACGAGGCCCCGGAGTCGCGCATCGAGCGGATGTGTTCCGCAATCTCCTGCTGGTATTCGCGCAATGACGGGTCCAGGTCCACGGGGAACCGCTCGAGGTCGGCGAGGATTTCAATGCCGACCTCACGCTGTGCGAGGTCGCGCGTCCGCAATAGGTACTCGTAGTACTTGAGCATCAGGCGCTCGGACGGGTCCACGTCCAGGGTGTAATGAGAGGCGCTGGCCTGCAGAAGGTCGTGAAACCGTCCGAGCAGTCTGAACCTCGCCGTCGCCTTGATTGTGTCCAGCGCCGCACCAACTTGGTCATAGTGGAACTCCGCTCCGCCATCGTTGCGGTGCGCCCAGACGGCCAGTCCTTCGACGAGGTTGCGCAGCTGGGCGAGCAGGTTTTGCGAGAGGAGCCCCCTGTCTCTGGTCCCGCTTACGAGATTCCCGCAGATTGCGCCATCAGCGGCACGAACCTGCTGCTCCACTGTCGCCACTTGCGCCTCCCCATCTGCATGCCCATGCCCAAGCTCTCGGACATGCGACGATTCGCCTTCCGACATGATCCTCGACAGCCATTCTGAACCATCACGACGTCTTTCGGAAGCAATTGTCGCCGATCCACGAGGCCTCTCGTGTGCAATCTCGCCAAGTCGCGACGCCCCTGTGGTCCAGCCCGTACTGCACGCAGCACCGGCCAGCGAAGTTCAGCCAGAACGATGCCCCGCCACTCAGAGGAGGCGTGTCGAATCGCCTGGACCTCTGCGGGGTCGAGGCCGTCGCCGCGGAGGATCGCGTCGAGTGTCAGGGTCATTCCGACATCAGCGCCCCGAAGTCCGCGCGGAGGCTCTCTACGTCGTCTTGCAGCTCGGTCTCCGGTCCGTACTGGTAGCTGACCATCCGAACGTTCGTGCCCTCGGTACGGTTGTAGAAGTACGTGGTGAACTGGGCGCTGCTCGGCGCGGCGCGGAGCTGCACGAAGTGTGGGAGAGGCAGTGGCGACTGGGAGCCGTCCCGGACGAGATACAACTCGTCATCGATCATATGCTCCCCGACGGCGAACTCCCGGGTCGCGAAAGGCGTGCGAGTCCCTACGGCAACTTCGGCGGTTTGGACGAGGCCGTCGCGACGGCGTTTGGCACTGCCGGGGCGGACCAGCAGTAGTTGTGCCCAGACGTTCCCGAGAATCCCGCGGAGTTCTCTAAGGTCCGAGGTGAGCGATTCGACTTGAGACCTCAGCTCCTGCTCCGAGGTATACCCAGTGTGGCCGGACCACCGGTTGCGCTTGCCGTTGAGCTCGTTGAACTTCTTGACGACGTCCTTCGAGATCAGCCGCTCGATTCCGGCGCGGCTGAGGCCGGCGAAAGCGCGGCGGACGCGGGCCACATCATCGGCGTCGCCGTCCTCGAGCGTGCTACGCATGTTCTTCGACGTCTTCTCGACAATGACCACCCACGTGCCGAACGAGGCCTTCTCGATCCCCAGGCGCTGCTCATGAAGCGTCTGGCGGATCGTTGCCTCGGTCACGCTGCTACTACCCGGATCCCTGCGACTCGCGGCCAGCAGGACGGTCGCGTGGAAGGTCACGATCGCTTCCCAGGCGTGAAGATATGCGCGCTGCTGCTCCCCCACCGAAGGCGCGGACTCCGCGGTCCACAGCGCCGACGCAATCGGGTACGGCAAGTGATCGAGCCAGGACGTTAACGAGTCATCGAAGGCACCCGCGACCTTGCTTACCACCTCATCAGCGTTCTCCGGCGAAGACCAGATGCTAGCGCGTCGGGTGCCGAGGTCGGCCTGAAAAGAGTTGAGCCGTTCGTCGGCGGACGCCAGCGCGAGCTGAACGCTGAGATTCGGCACCGGCACGAGGAGATCGTCGGCCCACCTCATCAGTGAGTTCGCATCCGACCGCAGAGCCTTGAGGTGGTGGCCCGTGCTGCCATTTTCGATCGCGCGACGCCGACTGGCGACGCCTTGCTCCGAGTTGAGCCATGCCGCCAGGAAGGGAAGGTACACAGATTCGTTGTCGAGCTGGATCGCCAGGACCCGCCCGCCTGCGTTCGTCTCGGACAGGTCAGTGGCGGCTCGGCCGGCTCTGGTCGTGGGGACGAACAGGTGTCGTTCGCCGCGTGCGTCTGCCGAATCCGTCACCGACTCGGGCTCTTGTGCGAGAAGACTGCTCAGACGTCGAGTTGCCCAGCCCTTCTCGCCCATCTCTCGGAGCAATTCGCGCGAGTCGTCCCCGAAGATTCGGCCGGGATCGAGATCGACGGTCACTCGCGGCTCCTCGGACAAGGAGACGCCGGAGTCCTTGCCGTAACGGGTCTCCAGGAACCGGCCGTCGATCGCTGTGTCGTCGTACGTGGCGACGCGCCACGAAAGCTGATTTCCTTCGCTCGTGGTGCGCGACAGCCGTGCGTCCCTGCGAGTGAACTGGCGGATGCTGATGCTGCGATTGCGGGGCCCCGGTTTGTGCATCCTCAGCCCGGACTCGAGTTCGTGGAAGGCTTCGACCGGGATCGACCTGCGACGGTTCTCTGTGGTGAACATCGTCTGTAGATCCGCGATCATCGCTTTGCCGCGTCTGACGTCCTCGGTCTTGTTCGAGAAGGTCAGGAGGTACAGGGGGA
The window above is part of the Pseudactinotalea sp. HY158 genome. Proteins encoded here:
- a CDS encoding ATP-dependent RecD-like DNA helicase, whose translation is MATVEQQVRAADGAICGNLVSGTRDRGLLSQNLLAQLRNLVEGLAVWAHRNDGGAEFHYDQVGAALDTIKATARFRLLGRFHDLLQASASHYTLDVDPSERLMLKYYEYLLRTRDLAQREVGIEILADLERFPVDLDPSLREYQQEIAEHIRSMRDSGASSGRSERYYIHSSRPFFIRGRIYYEVTFSLAHNRTSKFDRAIGFTDIDVTDKYAAQLELVRDAITVLGQTMPILLIQAWQVSIRPCELNNFARLFGLEDQIRSNHTEYRNLMRYLTTMRSSLLDIVDMTEIAYSKLRALVLANAQRPPLIFAMLDQARAIIRPDRPGSRLLRYLMLRMRNEVIRNQYDVEPCRYLSNLYASWSCRPFDTMPYCTSPRRHNPRFEDLAESIDASDRHHELLARRVKNNVEQAGEIYTPVAELEDLGDVDELIRDHNRLLPPGERHSPRRLAHELGHIFVVGYEDDAVAIIDKLQSISAEGVRGHAAGVQQWLDANPEAIDDELKATALRNLFERSKVAIVYGAAGTGKSTMVNHIANYFDEERKLFLAHTNPAVDNLMARVDVPNSEFSTVSSHVYNASPHDLKYDMLVIDECSTLSNASLLKVLENTNFDLLVLVGDVYQIESIEFGNWFALMRAYLPEEAVFELTRPFRTSDEALLTLWDRVRHLDDRIEESLSKNGYSRLLDSSLFHRESADETVLCLNYDGLYGINNVNRFMQASNPNPPIAWSEAIYKVGDPVLFGETDRFRPVIFNNLKGKIAAIERVPGRITFDVDLERDLSRADFSFGGDLRWIGGSVVQFDVFERGDTDEDDDTVNTLVPFQIAYAVSIHKAQGLEYDSVKVVITDANEERISHSIFYTAITRARRRLGVFWTPESQQRILSRLAVRENMKDENLLKSRRGVTPIGKRPKLEKIRQRP
- a CDS encoding class I SAM-dependent DNA methyltransferase; this encodes MSASVRRFKAVPDVEIAHADTLARDAFEDFSADLAIVDAPWGMDWRSSAAAVEARQDRGEFGFGLPQRSDSTWLFISLALEKLRQAEEGGGRVAALVNPGALSSGGATAAVRQRIVDAGLLESVTRLPDGLAPNTAIPLYLLTFSNKTEDVRRGKAMIADLQTMFTTENRRRSIPVEAFHELESGLRMHKPGPRNRSISIRQFTRRDARLSRTTSEGNQLSWRVATYDDTAIDGRFLETRYGKDSGVSLSEEPRVTVDLDPGRIFGDDSRELLREMGEKGWATRRLSSLLAQEPESVTDSADARGERHLFVPTTRAGRAATDLSETNAGGRVLAIQLDNESVYLPFLAAWLNSEQGVASRRRAIENGSTGHHLKALRSDANSLMRWADDLLVPVPNLSVQLALASADERLNSFQADLGTRRASIWSSPENADEVVSKVAGAFDDSLTSWLDHLPYPIASALWTAESAPSVGEQQRAYLHAWEAIVTFHATVLLAASRRDPGSSSVTEATIRQTLHEQRLGIEKASFGTWVVIVEKTSKNMRSTLEDGDADDVARVRRAFAGLSRAGIERLISKDVVKKFNELNGKRNRWSGHTGYTSEQELRSQVESLTSDLRELRGILGNVWAQLLLVRPGSAKRRRDGLVQTAEVAVGTRTPFATREFAVGEHMIDDELYLVRDGSQSPLPLPHFVQLRAAPSSAQFTTYFYNRTEGTNVRMVSYQYGPETELQDDVESLRADFGALMSE